The Paenibacillus sp. FSL R7-0204 genome includes a region encoding these proteins:
- a CDS encoding sporulation protein YpjB encodes MPRRQVIIIILSGILLCWLLAGISGGRVQAEAGDAAADQGSTAYIEAAGSVPSDPAALTARSGAQRLEQAAEALYGYVLEGDVLKARKEAEEISQIFISSSFEGMTSVEGINALSSVILDMKSALAAAQPSPERWEAAAAKLRLAANSLNHPRQPMWMQYYKLVREDLNDMEQSAAANDLKSWTAALARLQSRYANIRPAVIISRPAEAVSSFDSWMSYAGGVAGSEQPVERARLLEIVSYGQDAARVMFGKDRSEPVLSLPLAPQQYGGWALLAGAFILTVLAYTAYRKYRGQKRDLKPV; translated from the coding sequence ATGCCGCGCAGACAAGTAATCATAATCATACTGTCAGGAATCCTGCTGTGCTGGCTGCTCGCCGGTATCAGCGGAGGCCGCGTTCAGGCTGAAGCGGGTGATGCTGCTGCAGACCAGGGAAGTACAGCTTACATAGAAGCAGCCGGAAGTGTACCCAGTGATCCCGCTGCGCTCACGGCCAGAAGCGGAGCGCAGCGGCTGGAGCAGGCTGCCGAAGCTCTGTACGGCTATGTGCTTGAAGGAGATGTACTGAAGGCCCGCAAGGAAGCAGAGGAGATCTCGCAGATCTTCATCTCCTCATCCTTCGAAGGGATGACCTCAGTGGAGGGGATCAATGCACTCTCGTCCGTGATCCTGGATATGAAGTCTGCACTGGCTGCGGCCCAGCCGTCTCCGGAGAGATGGGAAGCGGCAGCGGCGAAGCTGCGGCTTGCCGCTAACAGCCTCAATCACCCCCGCCAGCCCATGTGGATGCAGTATTATAAGCTGGTCCGTGAGGATCTGAACGATATGGAGCAAAGCGCCGCCGCGAATGATCTCAAGAGCTGGACAGCGGCGCTGGCCAGACTTCAGAGCCGGTATGCGAATATCCGGCCTGCAGTGATCATCTCCCGGCCTGCTGAGGCGGTGAGCAGCTTTGATTCATGGATGTCTTACGCAGGAGGGGTTGCAGGCTCGGAGCAGCCCGTGGAACGGGCCCGCCTGCTGGAGATTGTATCCTATGGGCAGGATGCAGCAAGAGTGATGTTCGGCAAGGACCGCAGCGAGCCGGTCCTGTCTCTGCCGCTGGCTCCGCAGCAATACGGGGGCTGGGCCCTGCTGGCAGGCGCGTTCATCCTTACGGTGCTGGCATATACCGCGTACCGCAAGTACCGCGGCCAGAAGCGGGATCTGAAGCCGGTGTAG
- a CDS encoding tetratricopeptide repeat protein: MDHNDYVKAAYRSILRSDFAEAITLFEAAIAASPDDAEVRYRCAITYARSGMLDKALEHAVAARRLDGTKPEYQLHLQHLQALKLVQEAKQLLEDEAAEGLNPYHPITLLKEAVSLDPLYGDAYVWLAIAHSRMNEHLQAIAVLKEVMSLHPDDSGLRLLMKDLQKSLQHYIQ, translated from the coding sequence ATGGATCATAATGATTATGTAAAAGCAGCCTACCGCTCGATACTCCGCAGTGACTTTGCTGAAGCTATCACGCTGTTTGAGGCGGCCATTGCCGCAAGCCCGGATGATGCGGAAGTCAGATACCGCTGCGCTATTACCTATGCCCGCAGCGGGATGCTGGACAAAGCGCTTGAACATGCTGTAGCCGCACGCAGACTGGATGGGACGAAGCCGGAGTATCAGCTGCATCTTCAGCATCTGCAGGCCCTTAAGCTTGTGCAGGAAGCGAAGCAGCTGCTGGAGGATGAAGCAGCCGAAGGGCTAAATCCGTACCATCCGATTACGCTGCTGAAGGAAGCTGTATCGCTTGATCCTCTCTACGGGGATGCTTATGTATGGCTGGCGATTGCGCACAGCCGGATGAACGAACATCTGCAGGCGATAGCCGTATTAAAGGAAGTCATGTCGCTGCACCCGGATGACAGCGGATTGCGTCTGCTGATGAAGGATCTGCAGAAATCGCTGCAACACTATATACAATAA
- a CDS encoding DUF2487 family protein produces MKFSDFDSRAWETDGQYYDTCIIPYSGLQGTETPPETAALLERQRDFLELAEQPYKGRVVTYPAVQYAGAGITVLVNELCRKVKSSGFQYVIVMSANEELRREDIYESDLLLCLPEIAADSKAEVSAYVRSEIQTLWQNGK; encoded by the coding sequence ATGAAATTCAGTGATTTTGACAGTAGAGCCTGGGAGACCGATGGACAATATTATGATACCTGCATCATTCCGTATAGCGGACTTCAAGGCACGGAGACTCCGCCTGAGACCGCCGCGTTACTGGAACGGCAGCGTGATTTCCTGGAATTGGCCGAACAACCGTACAAGGGGAGGGTCGTGACTTATCCGGCGGTACAATATGCAGGGGCTGGAATAACAGTTCTTGTGAATGAACTTTGCCGAAAAGTCAAATCCAGCGGCTTCCAGTACGTAATCGTGATGTCTGCTAATGAGGAACTGCGCAGGGAGGATATTTATGAAAGCGATTTACTCCTTTGCCTGCCTGAGATAGCGGCTGATTCCAAGGCTGAGGTAAGCGCGTATGTACGCAGTGAAATCCAGACCTTATGGCAGAATGGGAAATGA
- a CDS encoding c-type cytochrome: MAHGDDSKEKVVFVGDSRVRRGNGFITPPDYTAYPGKSEAFIPNFLLKEWMVGVVVLVGILVLTISEPAPLGFPANPAASVIPIPDWYFLFLYQYLKLPYASGDYIVLGTLGVTGVAFGALLLAPFLDTGPERRFYRRPIASSLMFLSLAAIVYLTNTAWTEYKHEMAETGQIPEDVQREEKAAENRAAGLPTTSAVKPKDIAIVDKDDPAMELYKKATCISCHAQDMKGSGGIPALRGVGDKHDQAAILTIIKEGKGQMPPMYETAMGAGLTEQDIDELAGWLAKQKSGQ, encoded by the coding sequence ATGGCACACGGAGACGACTCCAAAGAGAAGGTGGTATTCGTCGGGGATTCCCGGGTCCGCAGAGGGAACGGATTCATTACCCCGCCGGATTATACGGCGTATCCGGGCAAATCGGAAGCCTTTATCCCTAACTTTCTGCTCAAGGAATGGATGGTTGGCGTAGTGGTGCTAGTGGGAATTCTGGTTCTGACCATCTCAGAGCCGGCTCCGCTCGGGTTCCCTGCCAATCCGGCAGCATCGGTTATTCCGATTCCTGACTGGTATTTCCTGTTCCTCTATCAGTATTTGAAGCTTCCTTACGCATCCGGTGACTATATTGTGCTGGGGACGCTGGGCGTGACAGGCGTGGCCTTCGGGGCGTTACTGCTGGCTCCTTTCCTGGATACCGGTCCGGAGCGGCGGTTCTACCGCAGACCGATTGCATCTTCTCTGATGTTCCTGTCCCTCGCAGCAATCGTCTACTTGACCAACACAGCCTGGACAGAATACAAGCATGAGATGGCTGAAACCGGCCAGATTCCAGAGGATGTTCAGCGCGAGGAGAAGGCGGCCGAGAACAGGGCTGCGGGCTTGCCAACCACAAGCGCCGTCAAGCCGAAGGATATTGCCATTGTGGACAAGGATGATCCGGCGATGGAGCTCTATAAGAAGGCTACCTGCATATCCTGTCATGCGCAAGATATGAAGGGCTCCGGCGGAATTCCCGCGCTTCGCGGTGTAGGCGACAAGCATGATCAGGCGGCGATTCTTACTATTATAAAAGAAGGTAAGGGCCAGATGCCGCCGATGTACGAGACGGCTATGGGGGCAGGGCTGACCGAGCAGGATATCGATGAGCTGGCCGGCTGGCTTGCCAAACAAAAAAGCGGACAGTAA
- a CDS encoding ubiquinol-cytochrome c reductase iron-sulfur subunit, with amino-acid sequence MSSLNEEEESLPQEPPSRNEMSRRQFLTYTLGGATAFMGAGVILPMVRFAVDPILQKKGEGEFIKVAEASKITEEPQEFTFELPQQDGWYASTAMLTAWIRKDANGDIYALSPICKHLGCTVGWNNNKAYPDEYHCPCHGARYTKQGRQLAVAAKPLDQYTTKIDGGWVYLGEIVPNTVSAKEA; translated from the coding sequence ATGAGCAGCCTTAATGAAGAAGAAGAGTCACTTCCGCAAGAACCGCCCAGCCGAAACGAGATGTCACGCAGACAGTTTTTGACCTATACGCTAGGAGGGGCTACCGCCTTTATGGGGGCCGGCGTTATTTTGCCGATGGTCCGGTTTGCTGTAGATCCGATTCTGCAGAAAAAAGGCGAGGGGGAATTCATCAAGGTAGCGGAAGCGTCCAAAATTACAGAGGAGCCCCAGGAGTTCACCTTCGAGCTTCCACAGCAGGACGGGTGGTATGCCAGTACAGCGATGCTTACAGCGTGGATTCGTAAAGACGCGAACGGAGATATTTATGCGCTTTCACCCATCTGCAAGCATCTGGGCTGTACCGTAGGCTGGAATAATAACAAGGCATATCCCGATGAATATCATTGCCCTTGCCATGGCGCCCGCTATACGAAGCAGGGCCGGCAACTGGCCGTGGCCGCCAAGCCGCTTGACCAGTACACCACCAAGATTGACGGAGGCTGGGTATATCTCGGTGAAATCGTCCCTAATACTGTTTCGGCGAAGGAGGCGTGA
- a CDS encoding YitT family protein, whose product MSSTVKISTVSKTVAPIMLGTAIYAFGLLYFIIPNQLMEGGVTGITILLNYAFNIPIFLTTLLLNLPLFLLGWKVLGANQIVYTGLGIGSLSFFLWLFERMIKAGWIVTFSTEHDFILASLYAGVTLGLGLGIVFRFGGTTGGVDIVARILGRKFGWSMGQIILAVDILIIGASLLYIPREKILYTLVAVFIASRVIDFIQEGAYAAKAFTIISDEAPQIAELITAELERGVTLIPAIGAYSKQAKHMVYCVVSRQEIRRLSLLVKSVDPKAFVIISDVHDVHGEGFRET is encoded by the coding sequence ATGAGTTCAACCGTTAAAATCAGCACAGTCAGCAAAACAGTGGCCCCCATCATGCTGGGCACGGCCATCTACGCATTCGGACTACTGTATTTCATCATTCCCAACCAGCTGATGGAGGGCGGAGTTACCGGGATTACCATCCTGCTCAATTACGCCTTTAACATCCCGATCTTCTTAACGACACTGCTGCTGAACCTCCCGCTCTTTCTGCTCGGCTGGAAGGTGCTCGGAGCGAATCAGATCGTCTATACCGGACTCGGCATCGGCTCCCTGTCTTTTTTCCTCTGGTTATTCGAACGGATGATTAAGGCAGGCTGGATTGTAACGTTCAGTACCGAGCATGATTTTATTCTTGCTTCATTATATGCAGGGGTTACCCTGGGTCTGGGTCTGGGGATTGTCTTCCGCTTCGGGGGCACCACCGGAGGCGTAGATATTGTTGCACGGATACTTGGACGCAAGTTCGGCTGGAGTATGGGACAGATTATTCTGGCCGTGGATATCCTCATTATCGGCGCTTCCCTGCTCTACATTCCCCGCGAAAAAATACTATATACGCTCGTAGCTGTCTTCATCGCCTCACGCGTAATTGATTTCATCCAGGAAGGGGCCTATGCCGCCAAAGCATTCACTATCATCAGCGACGAGGCTCCGCAGATTGCCGAGCTGATCACCGCAGAGCTGGAGCGCGGTGTGACATTGATCCCGGCAATCGGCGCCTATTCCAAGCAGGCCAAGCACATGGTCTACTGTGTGGTCTCCAGACAGGAGATCCGCCGGCTCAGCCTGCTGGTGAAATCGGTAGACCCTAAGGCCTTCGTCATTATTAGTGACGTTCATGATGTTCACGGCGAAGGCTTCCGGGAGACCTGA
- a CDS encoding RNA polymerase sigma factor, with amino-acid sequence MTDSQLIQLIKQGDTELYSELMRRYQRKILAFVYHMLKNSHMELIAEDLCSETFYKAFRSLHSFREVDASFSTWLYTIARNTVLSELRKNRAGNVSLEESGYTPVAPLDVAPEQAALRKERMELVREAINNLPEKQRSALILREYDQMDYQEIAVILEQSVSSVKSLLFRARSSVKLQLESYFYEPEVEEQAERV; translated from the coding sequence ATGACGGATTCCCAGTTGATCCAGCTAATCAAGCAAGGTGATACAGAATTATACTCGGAACTCATGCGACGATATCAACGCAAGATATTGGCGTTTGTGTACCACATGCTGAAGAACTCCCATATGGAGCTGATTGCCGAAGACCTCTGTTCAGAGACCTTCTACAAAGCCTTCCGGAGTCTTCATTCCTTCCGGGAAGTGGATGCTTCTTTCTCCACATGGCTGTACACGATTGCCCGCAATACAGTGCTGAGCGAACTTCGTAAGAACCGTGCCGGGAATGTGTCGCTTGAAGAGAGCGGCTATACGCCTGTGGCACCGCTTGATGTTGCCCCGGAACAGGCAGCATTGCGTAAGGAACGGATGGAACTTGTCCGCGAAGCGATTAACAATCTCCCGGAGAAGCAGCGTTCCGCGCTGATTCTGCGTGAATATGATCAGATGGATTACCAGGAAATTGCCGTGATTCTGGAGCAGAGCGTCAGCTCAGTGAAGTCACTGCTGTTCCGGGCTAGGAGCAGTGTGAAGCTGCAGCTCGAATCCTATTTCTATGAGCCTGAAGTTGAAGAGCAGGCTGAGAGGGTGTAA
- a CDS encoding IDEAL domain-containing protein has protein sequence MDKMKATYEVMLGLAAEMVWDEALRKRRTDMLYLKIDTALAAGDEAAFRNLTEELKSLA, from the coding sequence ATGGACAAAATGAAGGCTACTTATGAAGTGATGCTGGGCCTGGCTGCAGAAATGGTGTGGGATGAAGCGTTAAGAAAGCGTCGTACCGACATGTTGTACCTGAAGATCGACACGGCGCTGGCTGCCGGTGATGAGGCGGCTTTCCGGAATCTGACTGAAGAACTGAAAAGTTTGGCATAG
- a CDS encoding histidine phosphatase family protein, whose translation MLIGLIRHGLTDWNAVGKIQGQSDIPLNDEGRRQAEMLGDRLLQEPYHWDYCITSSLSRAAETGKIVAAKLGVPLLEPDDRIRERAYGQVEGMTAEARESKWGKDWKLLSLGQESDEALQVRGLAFLEDITARFPGKNVLVISHGGFLAQLYTALYKDKYSERLGNLSLTILEKNEQEWNPLLYNCTRHILQKQH comes from the coding sequence ATGCTGATCGGCTTAATACGCCATGGGCTGACGGATTGGAATGCGGTAGGTAAAATTCAGGGGCAAAGTGATATTCCGCTGAATGATGAAGGCAGGCGGCAGGCTGAGATGCTGGGCGACCGGCTGCTGCAGGAGCCTTACCATTGGGACTATTGTATTACCAGCAGCCTGTCGCGTGCAGCAGAGACCGGCAAGATCGTAGCGGCCAAGCTGGGTGTTCCTCTACTTGAGCCGGATGACCGTATCCGTGAGCGTGCCTACGGCCAGGTGGAGGGCATGACGGCTGAAGCCCGAGAATCCAAATGGGGAAAGGATTGGAAGCTGCTGTCTCTGGGACAGGAGAGCGATGAGGCGCTTCAGGTCCGGGGTCTTGCATTCCTGGAGGATATTACGGCCCGCTTCCCGGGTAAGAATGTTCTGGTCATCTCCCATGGAGGATTCCTTGCGCAGCTCTACACCGCACTTTACAAAGATAAATATTCGGAACGGCTCGGCAATCTCTCACTCACGATTCTGGAGAAGAACGAGCAGGAATGGAATCCTTTATTATACAACTGCACCCGTCATATTTTACAAAAACAGCATTAA
- a CDS encoding gamma carbonic anhydrase family protein, translating into MRIAYGSYIPQLDESVYVAEGAKLVGDVRINKQSSVWFNAVLRGDLAPVIIGERCNIQDGVVGHVAEGLPLVLEDDISVGHSAIIHGCRIGKGTLIGMGAIVLNGAEIGEYALVGAGSIVTENKIIPPYTLSLGTPAKVVRELTEQDLLRMARTSESYVKKALEYGIS; encoded by the coding sequence ATGCGGATTGCTTATGGGAGTTACATACCGCAGCTTGATGAATCAGTCTATGTGGCGGAAGGCGCTAAGCTCGTTGGCGATGTAAGGATAAACAAACAATCCAGTGTCTGGTTCAACGCCGTACTTCGCGGTGACCTGGCGCCGGTGATCATCGGGGAGCGCTGCAATATCCAGGATGGTGTGGTCGGCCATGTGGCGGAAGGATTGCCGCTGGTGCTGGAGGATGACATCTCGGTCGGGCATTCAGCAATCATCCACGGCTGCCGGATAGGCAAGGGCACATTAATCGGAATGGGTGCAATTGTACTGAACGGAGCAGAGATTGGTGAATATGCTTTAGTAGGAGCCGGCTCCATTGTAACCGAGAACAAAATCATTCCTCCGTACACGCTCTCCTTGGGCACACCGGCCAAAGTGGTCCGTGAATTGACTGAGCAGGATCTGCTGAGGATGGCACGCACAAGTGAAAGCTATGTGAAAAAAGCATTGGAATACGGAATTTCTTAA
- a CDS encoding nucleotide pyrophosphohydrolase: MDKSLGDIQREVDAYISQFKEGYFSPLSMLARMSEEVGELAREVNHQFGEKPKKADEADNSIELELGDILFITVCFANSLGIDLTEAHNKVMHKFNTRDAGRWTPKNTD; the protein is encoded by the coding sequence ATGGATAAAAGTCTTGGTGACATTCAGCGCGAGGTGGATGCCTATATCTCACAGTTTAAAGAAGGCTACTTCAGTCCGCTGTCGATGCTGGCCCGGATGTCCGAGGAAGTCGGAGAGCTGGCGCGCGAAGTGAACCATCAATTCGGTGAGAAGCCGAAAAAAGCGGATGAAGCCGATAATTCGATTGAGCTGGAGCTGGGCGACATTCTCTTCATTACCGTTTGTTTCGCCAATTCACTCGGTATAGACTTAACTGAGGCACATAATAAGGTTATGCACAAATTCAATACGCGTGATGCCGGGCGCTGGACACCCAAAAACACCGATTAG
- the mgsA gene encoding methylglyoxal synthase, giving the protein MLKIAFIAHDRKKDEIVNFVTAYEHVFEGHKLFSTGTTGQRIMEVTKLSIHRYMSGPLGGDQQIGSMVATDELDLIIFLRDPLMAQPHEPDITALLRLCDVYGIPVATNIATAEILVKAIDRGDFGWRELVHKYKPGVDES; this is encoded by the coding sequence ATGTTGAAAATTGCTTTTATCGCACATGACCGCAAAAAAGATGAAATCGTTAATTTCGTAACTGCTTATGAGCATGTCTTCGAAGGGCATAAGTTATTCTCCACCGGAACTACGGGCCAGCGTATCATGGAAGTGACCAAGCTCTCCATTCACCGTTACATGTCCGGGCCGCTTGGCGGCGACCAGCAGATCGGCTCAATGGTCGCTACAGATGAGCTGGATTTAATTATTTTCCTGCGTGATCCGCTGATGGCCCAGCCGCATGAACCGGATATTACGGCGCTGCTACGTCTATGTGATGTGTACGGGATTCCGGTGGCTACGAATATTGCTACAGCAGAAATTCTTGTGAAGGCTATTGACCGGGGAGATTTCGGCTGGCGTGAGCTGGTACATAAATATAAGCCGGGTGTGGACGAGTCATGA
- the qcrB gene encoding menaquinol-cytochrome c reductase cytochrome b subunit — MFKNVYNWIDERLDITPIWRDVADHEVPEHVNPAHHFSAFVYCFGGLTFFITVIQILSGMFLTMYYVPDIINAYASVEYLQTKVAFGKIVRGMHHWGASLVIVMMFLHTMRVFFTGSYKAPREMNWVVGMLIFFVMLGLGLTGYLLPWDNKAYFATKVTLEIANSVPFMGPVLKELMQGGSIAGAETLTRFFALHVFFLPAVLLILLVGHFIMIRRQGISGPL, encoded by the coding sequence GTGTTCAAAAACGTATATAACTGGATTGATGAACGTCTGGATATTACACCGATCTGGAGAGATGTTGCCGACCACGAGGTCCCCGAGCATGTCAATCCCGCACACCACTTTTCAGCCTTTGTCTACTGCTTCGGCGGACTAACGTTCTTCATCACTGTCATACAGATCCTATCAGGAATGTTCCTGACCATGTACTATGTCCCGGATATCATTAATGCCTACGCCAGTGTGGAATATCTGCAGACCAAGGTCGCCTTCGGTAAAATCGTCCGCGGCATGCACCATTGGGGCGCGAGTCTCGTCATTGTCATGATGTTCCTTCATACGATGCGTGTGTTTTTCACCGGTTCGTATAAGGCTCCGCGTGAGATGAACTGGGTGGTGGGGATGCTGATTTTCTTCGTCATGCTGGGACTGGGACTAACCGGTTACCTGCTTCCGTGGGACAATAAGGCGTACTTCGCCACCAAGGTTACACTGGAGATCGCCAATTCGGTTCCATTCATGGGGCCGGTGCTCAAGGAGCTGATGCAGGGCGGCAGTATTGCCGGCGCCGAGACGCTAACCCGGTTCTTCGCCTTACATGTATTCTTCCTCCCGGCGGTTCTGCTTATTCTGCTTGTCGGGCACTTCATTATGATCCGCAGACAAGGCATATCCGGTCCGCTGTAA
- the dapB gene encoding 4-hydroxy-tetrahydrodipicolinate reductase yields MSDKIRVIVSGAGGRMGKEVVKLVLQDDELELAAAIGRSDADMDAGRLVGLDNCGVLVTSDLEAALADTAADVMVNFTIPQFAYEQTALAIKYGVRPVIGTTGFTPEQIAGLDKQCQEQGIGGLIAPNFSIGAILLMKFAAQAAKYFPHLEIIEYHGDQKLDAPSGTAIKTAEMISEARQELRQGHPEEEEIIEGSRGGYYNGFRIHSVRLPGVFAQEEVVFGGFGQSLKIRHDSYERAGYMPGVKLGIQKVMGYTGLIYGFEHFIE; encoded by the coding sequence TTGAGTGACAAGATCAGAGTTATTGTCTCCGGAGCCGGAGGCAGAATGGGCAAAGAGGTTGTGAAGCTGGTATTGCAGGATGATGAACTTGAGCTGGCGGCAGCTATCGGTAGATCAGATGCTGACATGGATGCCGGTCGTCTGGTAGGCCTTGACAATTGCGGTGTGCTCGTGACTTCAGATCTGGAAGCTGCGCTTGCGGATACTGCTGCTGATGTAATGGTGAATTTCACGATTCCGCAGTTCGCATATGAGCAGACTGCGCTGGCAATCAAGTACGGCGTCCGTCCGGTTATCGGAACCACCGGCTTCACGCCGGAGCAGATCGCCGGGCTGGACAAGCAATGCCAGGAGCAGGGAATCGGCGGATTGATTGCGCCGAACTTCTCCATCGGTGCGATCCTGCTGATGAAATTCGCTGCTCAGGCCGCTAAGTATTTCCCTCATCTCGAAATTATCGAATATCACGGAGACCAGAAGCTTGATGCTCCGTCAGGAACAGCGATTAAGACGGCAGAGATGATCTCTGAGGCGCGGCAGGAGCTCCGCCAGGGACATCCCGAGGAAGAAGAGATTATTGAAGGCTCGCGCGGCGGGTATTATAACGGCTTCCGTATTCACAGTGTACGTCTTCCGGGTGTTTTTGCCCAGGAGGAGGTTGTATTCGGCGGGTTCGGACAGTCGCTGAAGATCCGTCATGACTCCTATGAGCGTGCGGGTTATATGCCGGGAGTCAAGCTCGGGATTCAAAAGGTGATGGGCTATACCGGCTTGATTTACGGTTTTGAGCATTTTATAGAATAG
- a CDS encoding DUF1405 domain-containing protein, whose amino-acid sequence MPGQWFEKLFRDRRIIWLLFIVNLLGTVYGYMWYGNQLTFTAQTEPLWLLPFVPDSPTASLFFTAALLLLLYPPRGLAGTLVRELIEALAVLTSVKYGIWAVSIIVAGGYQGDSITWKDWMLMISHTGMAVEALIYARFFTFRRMLPVALAWTFANDIVDYSQGVYPWLPSVLDDDLIAVQYSTMGLTLFSTAAAWLFCGRTRRPALPDRTAMKR is encoded by the coding sequence ATGCCGGGTCAATGGTTTGAGAAGTTATTTAGGGACCGAAGAATAATATGGCTGTTATTTATCGTGAATCTGCTGGGAACGGTCTACGGATATATGTGGTATGGCAATCAGCTTACGTTCACAGCGCAGACTGAACCGCTCTGGCTGCTGCCGTTCGTTCCCGACAGCCCTACGGCCAGTCTGTTCTTCACAGCTGCACTACTGCTGTTGCTCTATCCGCCAAGAGGGCTTGCAGGAACGCTGGTGCGTGAGCTGATTGAAGCGCTGGCTGTGTTAACATCGGTGAAGTACGGGATATGGGCGGTCAGCATCATTGTGGCCGGCGGTTATCAAGGGGATTCCATCACCTGGAAGGACTGGATGCTGATGATCTCCCATACCGGAATGGCTGTGGAAGCCCTGATCTATGCCCGGTTCTTCACATTCCGGAGAATGCTGCCTGTAGCGCTTGCGTGGACGTTCGCTAATGATATAGTGGATTATTCACAAGGTGTGTATCCATGGCTGCCCTCGGTGCTTGATGATGATCTTATCGCTGTTCAGTATTCCACCATGGGGCTTACGCTGTTCAGTACGGCCGCTGCCTGGCTGTTCTGCGGCCGGACAAGGCGTCCTGCACTTCCGGACAGAACTGCCATGAAGCGCTGA